Within Burkholderia cepacia GG4, the genomic segment CAGCTATACGCACGACGTGCGCGAGCGGCTGATCTGGGGGCGCGACCTGATCCAGGGGCTGGCCGATCCGGCCCGGCAGACCGGCCTGTCGCTGACCTGCACCGGCCACACGCCCGTGCGTGCGCCGCAGCGCATCGGCGCGCAATGGTTCATCGATACGGGTGCGTTCGCGCCGTCGGGACGCCTGACGATCGTCGAGCCGCGCACGGGCGCTACCTGGTCGCTTGCGCAGGCCGACGCACGCGCCCGTCATGCGGGCGACCTGCCGCTGCCCTGAGGCCATCGAACGTCGATCACCGGCGCCGGCGCGCGTTTGCGTGGACGCCCTGCTAGCCGACCTGGTTCAGTTCGAACACCGCATCGACCGTGGAGCCGTTCCAGTTGTATTCGAGATACGCCGCGTGATGACAGTCGCGCAGCAGGGTCGTGCGGAACGCGGCGAGACACTCGCCGCGCAGGTCGCGCACCGACGGGTAGACGATCCCCGCGCCGCCGGCATTGCGCACCGCGCGGCCGAGCGCCTGCCCCGCGCTGTAATCGTGCGAATCGAGCAACGTGGGGCTGCGCTGCGGCCACGTGCGCACATCGGTCACGTCACCCTGCGCGACCACCGTGTAGAGCCGCATCTGCTGGCGCATCGGCGGTTCCTTCGTCGCGGCCAGGAACAGCCCGCTGTGATAGCGCGTTTCGGCGATCGCCGTATCGCGCGTGCGCCCGCAGTAGAACACGCCGTAGCTGCCGTCGGAAAAGCGGCTGCCCTGCGGATTCAGGTGCGTGAACGCGGCCATGATCGGCCCCCAGCCCTGGCCGTAGCGGCGCTCGGCCGGCGGCACGAGTTCGAGCGTGCCGACTTCATGGCGGATGCGGTCATTGGTCAGCGATTCGAGCGCGTAGAGCGCATCGAAATCCTCGGCCGATGCGACGCGGTCGAACAGGTTGATGGCCGGAAAACGGGTGGGAATCACGCGATAGGCAGGTGCCCAGTCGACGACGGTCGTGGGCCAGGGTTGCGTTTCGATCGGCATCCTCACGCCCAGCCACCCCGCATCGCGTCGAGGTATTGCCGGACGGCGACCAGGTCGCCGACGTTGCCGGCCAGCATCCGGTCGAGCGCACGCTTGCCGCCGAACGGGGCCGCGTCGTTGGGCCGCTTGACCCACGCGTCGGCCGCAGCCGGCTGCGGCAGCAGGATCTGCAGTGCCTTGTAGATGCCGAGCAGCAGCGATAGCCGCTCGAGCGTATCGCGCGGCAGGCGCGCCGATTCGGGCGCCGCCTTCCACTTGAAGAACGTCGAACGGCCGGGCGACCCGAGCAGCACGATCTGTTCGTCGATCGTCAGCTCCCAGTCGCGCGCGATGTTGAAAAACGCCCGCAGGCCGGCCGCCGACATCTGCGCGACCGAAGCCTGCCGCGGGGCGGAATGCGGATCGAAGGCGGGCTGTGACATGATCGTTAGTCTCAAAACGAATTTACTAACAAGATTAGTCTATTTTCGCATTTTTGCAAGGGTCGACACCCGCAGTCTCCCCGTAACGTCCGGCCGAACGATATTTTTTTGTCCATTCTGGACTGCGATTTTATTTTCTGCGTTAATGGTCGTGCTGACAGCGCGCCGGAACGCGGTGCGGGTCTGCAGCAACCGTGTCGCCCAGAACCGGATAGTCCACGCCAAGGAACCACCATGAAGAGACTGATTGCCGCCGTTTCGATCGCCCTGCTCGCGGTATCTGCAGGCCCCGCCGTCGCGAAGGACTGGACCACGCTGCGCTTCGGCACCGACGCCAGCTACGCGCCGTTCGAGTCGAAGGCGCCCGACGGCAAGCTCGTCGGCTTCGACATCGACCTCGGCAACGAGATCTGTGCGCGGCTGAAGGCGAAGTGCGTGTGGCTCGAGAACGATTTCGACGGGATGATCCCGGCGCTGAAGGCGAAGAAGTTCGACGCGGTGCTGTCGTCGATGTCGATCACGCCGCAGCGCGCGGAGCAGATCGGCTTCACGACGAAGATCTACAACCAGCCGACCCGGCTCGTCGTGAAAAAGGGCTCGCCGCTGCTGCCGACACCCGAATCGCTGAAGGGCAAGTCGATCGGCGTCGAGCAGGGCACGACGCAGGAAGCGTATGCGAAGGCGTACTGGGCGAAGCAAGGTGCGAACGTCGTGTCGTACCAGAACCAGGACGGCGTTTATGCGGACCTCACATCGGGCCGCCTCGACGCCGCGCTGCAGGACGAGGTGCAGGCCGCGATCGGGTTCCTGAAGTCACCGCGCGGCGCAGGCTACCAGTTCGTCGGGCCCGAGCTCATCGACGATAAGGTGCTCGGCGTCGGTGCCGGCATCGGGCTGCGCAAGGAAGACACCGACCTGAAGGCGAAGATCGACCGCGCGATCCTCGAGATGGTCAAGGACGGCACCTACAAGCGGCTCGCGTCGAAGTATTTCGACTTCGACGTCTACGGCGGCTGAAGCGGCGTCGCGCGCGTACGGGCAAGCTGCCCGCCGCGCGCGGCCCGACCGCCCCTCCCTGAGCGCCGGACGGCGACGTCCCGCCGCCGTTGGCCGTCGCGCCGGCTTCATCGTCCGTGTCGCGCAGCCCGATGCCGCAGCTCATTCGGATAGCCAACGGTTGCCTCTGCCGGCGACCGCAGGCGTTCGACGTCAATACGCGAAGACCGGGCGCCGGGGAACCGGCGCCCGAGTGCACATGCCCATGCGGATCGGGTTGGCAAGCAGGAAGGTACCGAGCCGGCGCGGATGACCGGGAATCAGCCGGATCCGCCTCGCACCAGGCGCGGAGAGATGGCCAGTCGATGCATGCCGGCCGGCGGCAAGACGCGTGGTCGAGCGGCGATGCGTCGAATCACTGCGATCGCGGCCTGCCGGCCGCGGCGTGTGGCGATCGTTCATTTTTTGTACCCCGTTCTAGGTCTGTTGCTTGTTTCGGCAACCGGACGACGCCGGTGCTCCGACGATCCGACGACGGCCCGTGCCGGGCGGAACACGGCTGCGTAGCCCGTCCCGCCGTGCATCCCCGTGGACTGCGTCCTGGTCGGCCCTCGCATGGTTCGCTGCCGA encodes:
- a CDS encoding RES family NAD+ phosphorylase, with amino-acid sequence MPIETQPWPTTVVDWAPAYRVIPTRFPAINLFDRVASAEDFDALYALESLTNDRIRHEVGTLELVPPAERRYGQGWGPIMAAFTHLNPQGSRFSDGSYGVFYCGRTRDTAIAETRYHSGLFLAATKEPPMRQQMRLYTVVAQGDVTDVRTWPQRSPTLLDSHDYSAGQALGRAVRNAGGAGIVYPSVRDLRGECLAAFRTTLLRDCHHAAYLEYNWNGSTVDAVFELNQVG
- a CDS encoding ABC transporter substrate-binding protein is translated as MKRLIAAVSIALLAVSAGPAVAKDWTTLRFGTDASYAPFESKAPDGKLVGFDIDLGNEICARLKAKCVWLENDFDGMIPALKAKKFDAVLSSMSITPQRAEQIGFTTKIYNQPTRLVVKKGSPLLPTPESLKGKSIGVEQGTTQEAYAKAYWAKQGANVVSYQNQDGVYADLTSGRLDAALQDEVQAAIGFLKSPRGAGYQFVGPELIDDKVLGVGAGIGLRKEDTDLKAKIDRAILEMVKDGTYKRLASKYFDFDVYGG
- a CDS encoding MbcA/ParS/Xre antitoxin family protein, translating into MSQPAFDPHSAPRQASVAQMSAAGLRAFFNIARDWELTIDEQIVLLGSPGRSTFFKWKAAPESARLPRDTLERLSLLLGIYKALQILLPQPAAADAWVKRPNDAAPFGGKRALDRMLAGNVGDLVAVRQYLDAMRGGWA